Part of the Puntigrus tetrazona isolate hp1 chromosome 10, ASM1883169v1, whole genome shotgun sequence genome is shown below.
ATGTTTCTGCACGACTGAAATGTTGATCAGAGCTTTGTAAAACGCGATCCGTCTGTGTTCCaccacataaaaaatgtaaatgcaaattataaagTGACAAAATGAGATTACGCATTAGAGTTCGTGACAGAAAGTGTTATTGGGCTCaattttgcaataatatttttgttggaaAGCCTGTTTATAGTTTTACTCCCCATGGACCTTTGGCCTTGTTTGAACAAAGCATCGTTTCTGCACCATGGCTTGTTCCTAAAGCACTTTGTGGTTCGGTTGGTCATGGGTTCCAACATTGTGAAGTGTTGACATCATGGGATCGAGAGAATGTGCGTGCGTTACATTCTGTCTCGGCGTTATGGTCTGTAGCAGCTGAGACTCGGTCCATATATACAGCGGTTACGTGTCATCGTGAATCCCAACAGCTACTTCTTTGTTTATAAATTTTCATACATGccatgtatgaaaaaaaaaaaaaaaagaatttcctGTTCCGTTTTCACAATTCTCAACGGATGTGACTCAGTGATATCAAACGTTAAACTTAGCTGTGTAATAAATCGAAGGATTATATGCAACCCTAAAAAACTGTCATAAGtagcacgggtatatttgtagcaatagccagtaatacattgtatttcttttatgcCAACATTATTAGGAGATTAAGTAAtgatgatattttgtaaatttcctaccgtaaatgtatcaaaaataattttttttaaataataaattctttttttgcaaatagtTTTACCTTGTCTAGATATTGTTCTGTCCTGACAAACCAtatatcaatggaaagcttatttaatcAGATTTCACATGATGTATACAtctcattttacaaaatatggGCCCTTTTGACTGGTTctgtgatccagggtcacacatGAGCTTGAAAATGAGCATTGTTTGTTCAGATGGAGTCACAGGATGTTATTCTTCCTGAATGTTCCTCATAATCTTTGCTAGTCAGTTGTAGTGCTGTGTGTTAAACTTGTGACCTGTTcacctttaaaaacaatgaaaggcCTGATGACTTTAGCATGAAAGtaccgtgtttttttttgtttgttttaatacttttagaaagcattaaatgaatacaaagtgacagcaaagacatatataatacatattttttttattcattaaagtaTCACAAAATCAATGTATCATGGTTTATTAAGCTTgagaataataaatcaaatcagtaTATTCAGTTGATTTCATGACACTCATTAGAGGAATGTCTGCTTTGCATcataaaaaattgaaaatgaaaaaaaaaaattgaatgacAGAGTAAACacttaaactgtaataaattttTGTCCTgtattttgctcaaataaatgcattctctGTGAGCATAACTTccctaaacattaaaaaaagtaaattttggACAATAGTGTTCACAGCTTTTCCTTCCAACATAAATCACTTTTCACTATTTATTGACTGTGTTTCTAAAAGAGGCAACacataaaaaacagaaaagaatacAAGAGGAAAAGATGTATTAGTAGAGAACTATAGTGTCAGGAAGACATGTTTAGCGAGCAAGAAAGGATAACCTTTTCCAGTTCTCTCCACTTCCTGGTTCACATTACTCACATTGAAGGAGCGCAGCCAGTCCAAGCCATCCTGCCAAAGTCCTGAACAACTCCACTAGTCTTTCTTCTTCAGTtgtttaaaatcaaatgcatttcttaTGTGGCGGGGGTTAAAAACTGAACTAAATCCAGAAACTTAGATTGCCTTTTGTTTAGTcatcttttgtattttattaggCTGGGGAAGGGAGGGAATGGACtccttgtgtttgtgttggcaGAAGCATTCAAGTTTTTATgcatgtctttgtgtgtgtgtgtgtgtgtgtgtgtgtgtgtgtgtgtgtgtgtgttcatttaagATTGGGGGTTTAGTAACAGCGTTGCGCAGCAGAGATCCATGGGAAATGTTGTATATTCCTGTTGCTTTGCAACCGCTGTGCTCTGGCCAGAtggcaggagagagagagagtcagagagccTGTCTCAGACCCTCGCCAGCCTCACACCCCCTTTTCCTGCGCCGAAGAGCGATGTGTTTTCTATAGAGCCTCCTAATGAACTTTTACGCAAGCCAAAGGACTTTCTCAGGCTGAGGGCTTGATCCGAACCTCTTATAGACGAAAGTGCCCTTAAAGACAGGGTCTTTTCCCCAGTCATGGGATGCATGTTCTCTTTGCCGCAGGACAGACTGGCCGCTGCAGAGAGGTTAGTCCGGGACAGATGGATGTTTATGCGATGTTTCTTCTGTTGTAATATTTCAGGTGCTCTTATAGTCTTTTAACTGTGTTGTGTGAGTGGTGCGCAAAAGCAAACTGAGGTTTCTGATTTTCATTTGCTCAGACgtatgttttgtaaaatgcCTTGTGGAATGCTGCATGGAATCTCTTTGGGTAGTGGCtaatttgtttctttcatttagaTTTCTAAACATGTATGTAAGAGAGGAATCCATTGTTTTGCGCTGTGCAATGATGGTTGTGTTTAGTAATTTGATAGTTGATAGTTATACACCCTAACCCTGAACTCTACAGCATAAAACGAATCTAcactattgtttaaaagttacatgtctggaaaatgtttttgtcccgtttctaaaatgtacagtttattCCAGTGGTGGCAAAGTaaagttttcagcatcattactactTCTTCTAATGtcttttagtgtcacatgatctcgctcaataaacatttttttattagttaaatcATTACTTgggctgcttaatatttttgtggaaaccatgatatttgtttatttatttaaaaaaaaaaaaaatagaaagtggGAAACTTCCCtgtctttactgttttatttgaaaaattcaTGGTGTTTAGGCTgaataatttttatgtattacttaTGACtaagtttgatttatttgttgaaattttggaaaatattttttattaatttattttacattttacaagtaAAAGTAGAAACCATAGCATTATTGTATCAAATTTACTACATTCAAGTAAGGTTTTTGGACTACCTTCTGTTCTTCATTGCTGAATTAACATGAAAGTTTGTGGTTTTCATTAGTTGAACAATGACTGAAAGCAGACGTGTTCTAATGCTTTGGTGCTCTCGGAGGGGTGTGAACTTCAGGAAGTTCTCCTGTGTGGAAAAGGCTGAGAAATGAATGGCTCAATCCCCTATTCATTACCTAAAGAATTGGTCTGGCATGCTTTTCAGCCTTTTCACATGtgtgttctttctctcttttttttcttattttcttctttctctcttcataGAACACCACAAATACGTGAGACCAGCTTTAttgagaaaatgaagaaaacggtgagattataaaatgttattaccaTAGAAATTTTGTCTAGTTTCTAAAAAGTTGAGATAATCTGTGAAAATGTCACCTTCTTgaacaatgaaagaaaagttTCCTAATGCTTGAATTCTATATTTTTGTACCTTCCCATTTTAGAACCGCAACATTGTAGTGTTTTATGGATCCCAAACAGGGACTGCTGAGGAATTTGCTAACAGGATGGCAAAAGATGCCCAACGCTACGGCATGAAAGGCATGGCTGCTGACCCAGAGGAGTATGACATGGTACTTTCACCATTTTTACTTCCTGTTTAATGCGCGCTATTAAAAATCAAACCGTCAAGATCAGAACTGAATACTTTTCAACTCTATTGACTTTTGCCATTATAATCTCCCATTCGCAGTCTGAGCTGTCTAGACTGAAAGAGATTCCTGATTCCATGGCTGTGTTCTGCATGGCAACCTATGGAGAAGGAGACCCCACAGACAACGCTCAGGAGTTCTACGATTGGATGCAAGGGACTGATGACGATCTAGAGGGGGTCAACTTTGCTGTGAGTAATACTCCAACATCAGCAAAgctaatttgtttctttttgtgacTTGGTTCTATAGTGAGTAAATGGAGATTGCATGGGACAAACTACCATCTATTGGCACCCTCCAAAATTCCTGGGCTTTTTATGTAGTGGTACCCATTTCCTGGGCAGTCGGTGAAGTTCTTAACAAGCCTCAGCCCGAGGCTGTCCCGTAGTTAAGGGGCCCATGGAATCCTCATCAGTTCTCTCTCACCAAATGGAAACATCTGGGCTAGCCAAACAAAGCTAGAGCTCCATCCCAGCGGAACTTCTCTCTTAGCGGGACTCTTTCAGATGGAACCGGATCACTGGATCTTCTGTTTCTTTGATTGTGGAGACATGGGTGTCCAGACGCCGCTTAAGTTGGACCTGTATTCTGGACGAAAGCCTTGTGGTTTCAGTCTGGAGTTCTCAGATTCTTTTATGTGGTTGTGGTGGGACAGCTTGATAAAACATGTGGTTGGAAATATCACTGCATTGCGTCTACAGTGTTTTATGATTGTGGGACAGGCTAGATTGGTGGAGGAGGTTAAAAGGAGCAATGAAGGTCTTGCagataaaaattataattctgtaGAATTTTAGTCCAATacattaaattcagttttaatcaaaaatgtatatggTGTCATGTAGTCAGGTTCACCAGAAGTCATAATTTAGGTTTAGTTTCCATTCCCAATTGGCgacttgtttctcagttttaAACTGGAGAGGAAGTTTTCAATGTTTAAGTAAAACCTTGTAGTAGACTGAAGcatttaaacaagaaaagactatttaaatgtttttagttgaCATTAAGCCTTTAACGTATTGTATGTGTTGATTCAAAgtgtcttctgtttttttttttaactccttggagtttaaataattaatattttttatttttcataggTGTTTGCTTTAGGAAATAAAACATATGAGCACTTTAATGCCACAGGCAAGTATACAGACAAGAGGCTTGCTGAACTTGGGGGAAAAAGGGTCTTTGACCTGGGCCTCGGGGATGATGACAGCAAGTGAGTTAATAAAAGACTGAAACAGATAAAAAGGATAAACAAGTATATTTTGGCCTGTTTAATCAATTTTCATTGCCTGTCCTAATTATTTAATCTTAAATCATTTGCAGCTTGGAGGAGGATTTTATCTCTTGGAAGGAACAGTTCTGGCCTGCTGTATGTGAGTTTTTTGGCGTGGAGGCCACGGGAGAAGACAGCaggtattattttttattttccatgtgCTTGTCTtgtaatttaaatctaaaatctcTATTTAAAAATGGTCTACAATTGTATTGGTAGGCATCAAATAGTAGAATTTAAAAGAGCAGACCAGCTGTGTGAGATTAACTAGTTCAAACGTGATGTTTATTTGATGGGTATTTTGTGGCCACGCAGCACATGCAGTGTCTCATCTCCATATTAGAGGAAGCAAATCCATTTATCATGTTCTTCCATAACAAAAACATCCCCTGTCCTGATTTGAATAGGTTTTTGCATCTTATTAAACATCATAGGTGTCCTGAATGCTTTAAATACAGGCTTGGATGAGATCTAAAATCGTTTTTGTGTTCTTTCAGCATTCGGCAGTTTGAACTGGTGGTTCATAATGACATTAATATGAATCAAGTTTACACCGGAGAGATGGGGCGGCTCAAAAGCTTTCAGACACAGAAACCGTGAGTTTAAGTGATTGTTCACAGATCggcgttttttttaaagatcttaaagattttaaaattagcttccatttgtatatgtttgttttaatcatGGTTTTCTTAGGATAAGCTAGAGtctatgttttaaatgtacgCATTTCATCTGAttgcattgttatttattttatttgtgtagacCGTTTGATTCAAAGAATCCTTTCCTTGCGACTGTGACTGTTAATCGTAAACTGAACAAAGGAGGAAATCGGCACCTGATGCACATCGAGTTAGATATCACAGACTCTAAAATCAGGTACGCATAATAATTGACTTGATAGGTGAATCTCATGAAAACATTTCCAGGTCTAAAGACGCAAGGTGAAAACAGTACTGTTAGCAGGAAGATAATTAagcctgtttttattatttgttttttagttttgtattatAATACACATTACCTTTTAgacaataaaattgtattattaaatataatttcttctttttccccccttttttaaGGGTGTAATATAACCCATGCTCTTGAGGGTTTTAATGAGATTCAAGCTCTTTTAATTGATTACATATGATGATGTGATGTTGATTCAACAATCTGAGGTGAtttcagttatatttttaaattattatacttAATATTACAGCATTGTTCAGCTACAATGGTTTGCAATATGGACAGTATGCATGCAAACTTTTATAATATCTTTACTATTGAGTATATATTCATGCAGTGTTTAGAGTTTTTTAATGTCCACATATTAATCAGTTTATTACCAACAGGTATGATTCTGGAGACCATGTTGCCGTTTACCCCACAAATGATGCAGCGGTGGTCAACAGAATAGGAGAGAGACTTGGAGTAGATCTTGATACTATAATCTCTCTCAAAAATCTCGATGGTATGTACCAATATCtgaaatacatataattaaaaaagttataatcTGTTTTATGTATATTGCAACTGCTACGAATgctaataatgtttaaattctATAGAGGAATCCAATAAAAAGCACCCATTCCCCTGTCCAACCACATACCGCACGGCACTGACCCATTACCTTGACATCAACAACATGCCTCGCACAAACGTGCTGTATGAGCTAGCGCAGTATGCCTCTGATCCACAAGAACAAGAAAACATGCGCAAGATGGCATCGGCTTCACCTGAAGGAAAGGTTAGGATCAACTCATAATCACTGATATATGGAGGCCTGTTTCCactacaaaaaagaaagaaattttttccttgagatataaacttgctGTGGCAAGTtagaaagtcagaattgcatgatataaatTTGCAATTACAAGAAAACAACCTCAGAATTAAAATTTGCAGTTGCAGTTGCAGTTGAAGTTGCTAttcaaagaaataaagtaataatcGCAAGATATTAACTCTCAATTCCAACAGCTTTATATCTCTCAGTTCTGAATTCatatcatgcatttatttcacatagtttgtatcacaattaaaaaaaaaattcacttatTCACTTAGTCACTGTTGCAATAGTATTGCGAGTTTGACTTGCacagttctgagaaaaaaactcaaaattgtgagattaaacgttgcagtttaatatatatatttttgaaattcatGGGTAGAAATGGGCTTCCTTTTCTGATGTAACAGTAGTCTATACTAAAAcgtgaacatttttattcactgtCTGATTGGTTCTTTAAAGGCTTTGTATCAGAATTGGGTTTTGGGTTCTGAGAGGAACATACTAGCTATTCTAGAGGATCTACCTTCCTTGAATCCTCCTATAGACCACCTGTGTGAGCTCCTACCTCGACTTCAGGCTCGATACTATTCCATTGCCTCTTCCAGCAAGGTAAAACATGCAGTTTTCTATATtatatcttaatttaaaaactttgaGGTGGACACAAGTTTATGTTGACACTCATTTCAGGTCCATCCAAACTCTGTCCACATCTGTGCTGTGGTGATAGAGTACATGACCAAGACAGAAAGGGTCTTCAAAGGTGTGGCCACCAACTGGCTTAAGAACAAAGACGTGACCGATAACGGCCATAATCACACCATTCCCATGTATGTTAGGAGATCTCAATTCCGCCTGCCATTCAAACCCAGTAACCCTATAATCATGATCGGGCCTGGTACTGGAATCGCCCCATTCATGGGCTTCATCCAGGAGAGAGCATGGCAGAAGGAACAAGGTGGAGCTTCAACTTGCTTTGACACAACttgtacataataatataacttGGGTATCTCACTCAGTTTTTGCTCTCGCTTGCAGGGAAGGAAGTTGGTGAGACGATACTTTACTTTGGTTGTCGCCATAAGAACGAGGACTTCCTGTACCAGCAGGAATTAGAGGAGTTTGAGAGGGCAGGAGTGCTGACACAGCTTAATGTTGCCTTTTCCAGAGACCAGGAGCACAAGGTAAGTGATTGGCATAGGGATGCACTGAAATTCAGATTCTAACcagtaaattaattattttgaccATATTATGGCCACCATTATtgatactatatactatatgatattaatgacaattatatactatatactgttttaacaacaacataaacaaatgTTACTGCGCATGTTTACTTTCGTGGCCCTAACTTAACTTCCGGGAGACATCCCAATAGAGTCTATAACAACAGCTAAGTCCTTCTAGAGTGCTTTTTTTTGATAACAAGCAAAATATGCTTAAACCagacagatttatttaaaatgcaaattcagtCTCTGCCAGCAAGCAGTGGAAATGGAGGTTTCCCTTGTAAAGGCTGTAGACAAAGCAGCTTTGAGCTTATATATACGCTTCCTTACAGGcaggatgaaatgaaaaagacattttcggTCCTCCTTTCGGTTACAATGGCACCATGGCTGCAGCAGACGCACTGATATCAAGCAGcgcctgtggaaaatagtcctCAGCTTGCAATGCTCCCTGTACAAGCAAGAGGGTCTGGCTGTTTCAGGCGCTGCGTGATCACTTCCCTGATCACGCTGGTTTAGTGTAGTTCTTAATCATATCACCCTAGAAAAtctcaacttttcattttccaccgGCCTTATTACTCGATATAACTActgaagagtcaagttttaaatgggagaaatattgaaactctttggtaatTTTTGTACGTGACGTTACTGGtgtaattggattcaatgatctatgctaaaagCACTAttgccagacccggagatcagctgaatggattccaaaaaattatttgaagaatgagcctatttccaaaaaagtggagtgttcctttaagatatattaaaatagaaacctgttatttcaaattgtaataatatttcacattatagtttttaatgtaaaattttgtACCGTATTGTaaacaattgttaaaaaaaatttatgtttgAACTGAAACGTAATTCTATGGACTGTGCTGTTTTTACAGATCTATGTGCAACAtcttctgaagacaaacaaggAGCAGTTGTGGAAgctcattcattcaaataatgCCCATATCTACGTTTGTGGGTAAGAACCAGAAGTCGCTTCTACCacagatgaataaaaatctTATAAACACTAGTATTTAACTGGCAGGATTTCAGTGGAACATTAAACAGCTTGAAATAATTATAGTGCTTCCATATAATTATATGATTTTTGTAGCATAAAGTGGTCAATACTGCCATTCATCAGTATCATATTGTATCTTTGAAGACCACAGCATCTCTTTCCAGCAGAATATTTGCTTGCGTATGTAATGAGAATGTGTCCTTGCAGAGATGCACGTAACATGGCTCGGGACGTGCACACGGCCTTCTATGAGATTGCAGAGGAGGTGGGCGGCCTGACGCACTCTCAGGCTGTGGACTATTTCAAGAAGCTGATGACCAAGGGCCGTTACTCGCAGGACGTTTGGAGCTAAGCTAACCGATAAGCCAATGTTTGCCACTTTACCTCAAGCCATCATTTCTCCAAAACATTGAATTTGCCTGGACTCATtggttatataatataattttgatgaaatccagcAACACAAAAAGCATGGTTTAACACTCTCCCTTCAGATGAGTATAGGATATTCAACCTGCTGCAACAGGAAACTGATTTGACTGCATTTGTACCCTAAATGGCATTGGATGTTCATGTATACACAAATGTAGGTCAAGTATgcaatatgcttattttttgaGTGAGGCcttataaaaagataaatgttgttgtagtgtttgttttatctCCATGTGAAAAGACTGCAAGTATCACTTTTTGACGTACTGTAAAactttagattattttttttttgattatgtgTATCAAGACATCATACAATGTGTTAcagaaaatcaacattttagGTCAGTCATGTTTTTTGATCATGTGATGtttgttccttttttatttCGTGTCGTTTCAAGATGTTCTACCactattttttatgcattatttcacACTAATGTCAAGTAGCAGTGAATGAGCAATTATGCAATCAACGCGACTCCAATCTTTGGGTGAAGTGTTACATCCtgctagttttttttaaaggttcacaggaatagaataaatatatattttccctaacattttaaaaggtgcatttataaaaagaaaagttcttCTGTTATTTTCTTATGCTTTTCTTGACTGGTACGCGTTTTCCACTGATTTCTACTCATGATTATAGAATTGATTCTTCAATTTATCCCCCTAGTGAGCCAAAGCTGCAACTGCATTGCCCAGAATTagggttttaaaatgaaacgagcttgcatttgttaaattttaaaacttatCGCATTAATACTGCTTGGAAAGAGAAGCGTCATTGTGATGTCAGATGTTTGTGCAAAATTGTGATCTGTCATGCAATGTTTCACAATTAAAGAATGTGCACAAACACTGTCTGTCctcaaaatgtgtttgtatggacattctttaaaattactacacgcacacatacacacatataaattattaaaacaagatAGGACCATTTACATCATTGAGGTTTTAATTTAAGgtacaaaatgttctttagcaGAAGGGCAGCTGTATAAAATGACCAATAAACAAATGGCACTGCAGATGAGGCAATAGATCTCTAGGACGACAATGACACAGGGGCTCCAGGAGGAGTTGTGGGAATAGCAGGCACTCCAGGCTCTGACTGTGAGGTGGGAGGTATAAATGGCAGTCCTGGCTGGGGTAGTTTAGTGAAGGGCTGACCTGAGTTTACTGGAGGCCTGAATTGATGCTGAGCGTATGGGGACATCGGCATCCATGGGCTGCCGGTGTGATGGCTGTGTCCATGATGATGCCCGTGGCTGTGACCATGACCGTGTCCATGTCCATGATTGTGACCAATGCCGACTCCAGCGTGAGGTGAAGTAAATGTGTATTGCTGTTGAGGATACAGCGAGACGGGCCAACCATCGAATGTGTTGGGCAGGCTTCCTATAACTTGACCGTTTGTGGCGTTTACTGGAGTGTAGGCCTGAACAGGGTACGACCCTGGAGGAGCGTCTCTGGAATTAGAAATATATGGAAGTACTTCAATTCAATTTTACACTGATTTCTAATTAAGATAATATAGAACTGACTTCTCAATTCAAATGCCCTGCATTAAAATGCCCAGAATTGTGGCTTGCATTTGTGTAATGCAATAAACTTAGAACTTATTGCATTTGTGTAATGCAATAAACTAAGGTCAGAAAAtatactgagaaaaaaatcttaacatgTTTTAGCGATAGTGCacacaaaaatgagaattctgtcattatttacttatcCTTCGAAACAGTGACTTTCTTCTGAGGAACACAGAAGACAATCAGAAGAATGCTGAAAACCAAACGGTTTTGATTGCCAttgatttccatttcaaattttgACCATACACTTGAAGTCCACGGGAAGCAAAACTGTCTGGTTGCCCACATTCTTCAAagtaattgtaaaatatgataagagtttttttacttttgggtGGATAATAATATCCAATAAAAAAGCTTGAAATGCACCACTTTACTACTGCTAGCTGTTCAAAATGAAGAGGGAAAAATATGCATTCTACAAACCGCAATATGAACATCATATATTACTGGAATTGATCGCTTACGTGAGGTCAAGGGGCTTTTTGCGCTCTTCCGTCGATGAAGGAATGAACTGGACACCGGGAATCTGCTTTAGCAAGCGAAAAGGGAACTTCTTCTCCAAGACGGAAGCTCTAGATTCTGACATCTCCAATAACGAAAACCATCCTTTTCCATCTAAACGTACTTAGTTAAGGAACAGTATGAAAACACACTATACACTGATTCAATTACATCAAAGAATTCTCAGCTTTACAATCCAGAACtggaatatgaaataaaaaaaaaaaggtattctATACATTTAAGATTAAGGATACGTATCATTCCTGTAATGATGGCCAGGACGTTGCAAAGGAAAAAAGTGTTTGGAAAGAATAGGGTTAGAATTACTAGGATAATCCAGGGGAGAGATGCGGTAGGCACACTGACGCCCATAATATACGCTTTCCGCATAGCAGAATTGATGGTCATCATTCCCAGGACAGACAGGGCTAATGGGATGAGCCCATTTACTGAGCTCCTACTGGACGGGGAGAACAGCAGCGACTCAAGCAGCACATGTAAGAGTCCACAGACTAACGACAGCAGGAGGGACCGGTAGAGAAATCTGACCGTTCCGATTCCTCGCTCCAGACCGCTACAGGGAAATGCCATCGGGATGGCACTTAGGAATAAAAGCATCATATTCTTGTGGTAGAGGAAATAGGTGAAGAGTTTGTAGACTGTGAAGAGAGGGGGAGAAACATCAAGTAATATTTgtggtatatttatttattttaatatataacctAACAGCAAACAGAATGTGCTAATTTGttgaacatttttttgatttgaaGCAAAACATGAAAACTGACAAACAAGTGTAAAAATACTTAAGGCCTACTACAGTCAAAGCATTGTAAACGACAAAATAAAAACGGATTAAAAGgaaaattttgatttaaaaatgttgattatgtatattaaaacatcATGTTTAgagcaaaatatgaatatataaacacatttatgtagTTTAGAGCCCCGAGATAGAGACTTGAGAGTAGGCAAATAAACTAAAGAGGGAActaaatagttattttagaGGGGTATGACTGttgtttccaaacaggtttctCACACCCAAAGTCACGTCCATTGGTCGATGCTGCCCAAATCCCGCCTACAGTTTTTCTGATAGGCTACCATACGTGAAAGAGGCGGAGAAAATATTAGgactctttatttaaatattaaccgATAAACTTAAATGGCGTGTGGTGGTAATTTCTGGAGGCGGGACATCCTCTCTCTAGGGCTTTTTAGTGCTCAAAATATGCCAACAATACTGTTGTTTTTCAAAGAGAGGCAGCATGTAAATACAAGTGAACTGAAGTTACTTCTGTCAAAGTTTAGAAGTATATTAACATATAGCTGGCACGaggtaaaaaaagacaaaccaCAAAACTCCtaattttgatgtatttaagGCATGTTCTGCCCAatataatgcattcattaagACAGCAATTTTGGGTCACAAGCTACATCAGGCTACAAAATGCAACGAGTTGTGCCTTGTAGATGGAAAAAGGGAGTTTGTGAAACAACTCTTACCATGGCCGCTGATGACAGCACTGGACTCCAGACTAAAAAAGTGCTCTGAAACAGCCAAGTAATATGGTATGGCACTGAAAACACATGACAGCACGATCACAATCGCTACCCCACAGGTCAGCTCTACATCTGGTGCAAAATCTGCGAACGTCTTCTTCCAGCTTTTCGAAGTGCTATACATTTTCAGGATGCAGAATGTGCATCATTTACAACACACTCTAAAAAGCTATTATCCTTTTCGTGTTTCAGATACTAGTTCCCAGCACTCGAACCACAACTTCCGCGTTAGAGAACAGGTTACTCAAGGGGATAAAAATGCGCAGCTATTGCGCAGATGTGTgcaggatctttttttttaagccttaaATGGGTATGATGCACATAGT
Proteins encoded:
- the pora gene encoding NADPH--cytochrome P450 reductase, translated to MEDSESQLLSDEEQTPEPLLSSLDIFLFSLIAGLLIYWFFFRKKTEPLPEIKPFTSVTPQIRETSFIEKMKKTNRNIVVFYGSQTGTAEEFANRMAKDAQRYGMKGMAADPEEYDMSELSRLKEIPDSMAVFCMATYGEGDPTDNAQEFYDWMQGTDDDLEGVNFAVFALGNKTYEHFNATGKYTDKRLAELGGKRVFDLGLGDDDSNLEEDFISWKEQFWPAVCEFFGVEATGEDSSIRQFELVVHNDINMNQVYTGEMGRLKSFQTQKPPFDSKNPFLATVTVNRKLNKGGNRHLMHIELDITDSKIRYDSGDHVAVYPTNDAAVVNRIGERLGVDLDTIISLKNLDEESNKKHPFPCPTTYRTALTHYLDINNMPRTNVLYELAQYASDPQEQENMRKMASASPEGKALYQNWVLGSERNILAILEDLPSLNPPIDHLCELLPRLQARYYSIASSSKVHPNSVHICAVVIEYMTKTERVFKGVATNWLKNKDVTDNGHNHTIPMYVRRSQFRLPFKPSNPIIMIGPGTGIAPFMGFIQERAWQKEQGKEVGETILYFGCRHKNEDFLYQQELEEFERAGVLTQLNVAFSRDQEHKIYVQHLLKTNKEQLWKLIHSNNAHIYVCGDARNMARDVHTAFYEIAEEVGGLTHSQAVDYFKKLMTKGRYSQDVWS
- the rhbdd2 gene encoding rhomboid domain-containing protein 2, yielding MYSTSKSWKKTFADFAPDVELTCGVAIVIVLSCVFSAIPYYLAVSEHFFSLESSAVISGHVYKLFTYFLYHKNMMLLFLSAIPMAFPCSGLERGIGTVRFLYRSLLLSLVCGLLHVLLESLLFSPSSRSSVNGLIPLALSVLGMMTINSAMRKAYIMGVSVPTASLPWIILVILTLFFPNTFFLCNVLAIITGMIHGKGWFSLLEMSESRASVLEKKFPFRLLKQIPGVQFIPSSTEERKKPLDLTDAPPGSYPVQAYTPVNATNGQVIGSLPNTFDGWPVSLYPQQQYTFTSPHAGVGIGHNHGHGHGHGHSHGHHHGHSHHTGSPWMPMSPYAQHQFRPPVNSGQPFTKLPQPGLPFIPPTSQSEPGVPAIPTTPPGAPVSLSS